The Synechococcus sp. M16.1 genome includes the window CTGGCCTTGAAGACCCAGGCCAGCGCCAGCGGACCAGGGCCAGAGGGCAGGACCATCCACAGCAGGGAACCGATCCCCATCCAGAACAGTGGTGCGAACACGCCATCCACAGCATTTTCTGAGGCTGTTTCAGCTGCGGCCCTGAGCAGTCCCGTGCGATCCAGACTCTGAACGTCGCGTCCAACGATCCAGCTCAAGTTCCGGCGGGCTGGCTCGAGATCCCCCTCCGTTGCTGAGGGCAGTGCATCCACCACGGCGAGCACACTGTCCTTGAGGCTGCGAGCCGCCAGGGCGCTGGCGAGGCTCAGGGTCAGTACCGGAATGCTGAGCCATCCCCATGGGGAGGGAAGCCACAGCAGCCGCTCCAGACACCAGCCCGTCAAAACGCTGCCAAGCACAAGGATCAGGCTGATCAAGCCTCCCCCGATCCGCAGCTTGATCGGATGGTCCCCCGCCCATCGCTCGACCCAATGGCGCAACTGCTGAATGCTCCACCCCATCACCACCACGGGGTGGAGCCACCGGCGCGGGTCACCGATCAGCCGATCAAGCACGGCTGCCCCGATCACCAGCAGGCCTCCCAGCGCTTCTGAACTCATGGGAGGGGCGTGGCCAGAAACCAACAAAAATCCCCGCTCTGCACCGTTAGGGCAACAGAGCGGGGGGTGAGCTGAGGGATGGTGTCTGATGCCACCGGCTGTTCAGCGCTTGCGCAGGATCAGGCGTCCTTCAGCCAGCTGAACATCGAGCGCAGGCCTTTGCCCACTTTCTCGATCGGATGCTGGGAATCACGGTCGCGCACCTTTTTCATCTCTGGCTTGCCGGCTTCGCATTCGGCCACGAAATTCCTGGCGAAGGTGCCGTCCTGGATGTCTGCCAGAACGCGCTTCATCTCGGCCTTGGTGTCGGCGGTGATCAGACGGGGGCCGCTGACGTAGTCGCCGTACTC containing:
- the cbiB gene encoding adenosylcobinamide-phosphate synthase CbiB; translated protein: MSSEALGGLLVIGAAVLDRLIGDPRRWLHPVVVMGWSIQQLRHWVERWAGDHPIKLRIGGGLISLILVLGSVLTGWCLERLLWLPSPWGWLSIPVLTLSLASALAARSLKDSVLAVVDALPSATEGDLEPARRNLSWIVGRDVQSLDRTGLLRAAAETASENAVDGVFAPLFWMGIGSLLWMVLPSGPGPLALAWVFKASSTLDSMLGYRSGRLRWLGTAGARLDDLLTWLPCRLVMLTLPLVCPPWTQWAQRVQAAERDGSADPSPNAGRAEAIYAHCIGIQLGGENKYGERLVQKPVLGAGQPTANGPLVREVLKASSRLEIVWLSGLGIIQWAISR